One Tessaracoccus lacteus DNA window includes the following coding sequences:
- a CDS encoding resuscitation-promoting factor, with translation MSETYWSTMNNAEAPNGAEPTEVLDVAETPSADAPVAAPKRRKVRVAAGVAGVLALALGVGGYMVSSAHKSVTVAADGTTAEVGTFTTTVADLLADQGIEVGAHDAVTPALDSTLTDGAAVQVTRAEAVSVTSNGTSQTLWTTEGDVGSALAAAAEDGRDLDMDVTRSNSRAAIDLPLSGTVKIVTMDGSTKVTLDEPTDLQAMLDAQKIELAEGDDVSVSANENGTTIVTIVRWETVKKSTTTTVDYDKKTVKSDDLYVGESKITTEGVDGKIKKTYRIVKRDGEVVSKELVSKKTTTKKVDQVTTVGTKERPVVKATTSSSSSDSGSSSSSSSSSSSSSSSSSSSSSASVSGVWAKLAQCESGGNPSIVSSNGLYHGLYQFTVSTWQSVGGSGIPSQASAAEQTKRAKILQARSGWGQWPACSRKLGLY, from the coding sequence TTGTCTGAGACCTATTGGAGCACCATGAACAACGCCGAAGCACCCAACGGGGCCGAGCCCACCGAGGTTCTGGACGTCGCCGAGACCCCCTCGGCCGACGCCCCCGTCGCAGCCCCGAAGCGCCGCAAGGTGCGCGTCGCCGCGGGCGTCGCAGGAGTCCTGGCGCTGGCTCTCGGAGTCGGCGGCTACATGGTCTCCTCCGCCCACAAGTCGGTCACGGTCGCCGCCGACGGCACCACTGCCGAGGTCGGCACCTTCACCACCACCGTGGCCGACCTCCTCGCCGATCAGGGCATCGAGGTCGGCGCCCACGACGCCGTCACTCCTGCGCTCGACTCCACGCTGACCGACGGTGCGGCCGTCCAGGTGACGCGTGCCGAGGCCGTGAGCGTGACGTCGAACGGCACCTCGCAGACCCTGTGGACCACCGAGGGTGACGTCGGCTCCGCGCTGGCCGCCGCGGCCGAGGACGGACGCGACCTCGACATGGATGTCACGCGCTCCAACTCCCGCGCCGCGATCGACCTGCCGCTCAGCGGCACGGTCAAGATCGTCACGATGGACGGGTCGACCAAGGTCACGCTCGACGAGCCCACAGACCTGCAGGCCATGCTGGACGCGCAGAAGATCGAACTGGCAGAAGGCGACGACGTCTCCGTGTCCGCGAACGAGAACGGCACGACGATCGTGACGATCGTCCGGTGGGAGACGGTCAAGAAGTCGACCACCACGACCGTCGACTACGACAAGAAGACCGTCAAGAGCGACGACCTGTACGTCGGTGAGTCCAAGATCACCACAGAGGGCGTCGACGGCAAGATCAAGAAGACCTATCGCATCGTCAAGCGCGACGGCGAGGTCGTCTCCAAGGAACTCGTCTCCAAGAAGACCACCACCAAGAAGGTCGATCAGGTCACGACAGTCGGCACCAAGGAGCGCCCGGTCGTGAAGGCGACCACGTCGTCGTCCTCCTCGGATTCGGGTTCGTCATCCTCGAGCAGCTCGTCATCGTCGTCCAGCTCGTCCTCCTCGAGCTCCTCCAGCTCGGCGTCGGTGTCGGGCGTGTGGGCCAAGCTCGCTCAGTGTGAGTCGGGTGGCAACCCGTCGATCGTGAGCTCCAATGGCCTGTACCACGGCCTCTACCAGTTCACCGTGAGCACCTGGCAATCCGTCGGCGGCTCCGGCATCCCGTCGCAGGCCTCCGCCGCTGAGCAGACCAAGCGGGCGAAGATCCTCCAGGCCCGCTCGGGCTGGGGCCAGTGGCCCGCCTGCTCCCGCAAGCTCGGCCTCTACTGA
- a CDS encoding HAD-IIA family hydrolase, with the protein MRTRADIKCWLTDMDGVLVHDNKALPGAPELIAQWKRNETPFLVLTNNPTYTPRDLSVRLRDSGLDVPEESIWTSALATAKFLAQQMPGGTCYVVGEAGLITALHEHGMIMTDRDPEFVVLGETRTYSFESITTAIRLINKGARFIITNPDATGPAADGIIPATGAVASLITTATNRQPYVIGKPNPMMFRSALNRIGAHSEETGMIGDRMDTDIVAGIEAGLHTVLVMSGIATRETMLEFPFRPTEVVDGVFELLEEPGARG; encoded by the coding sequence ATGCGTACCCGTGCGGACATCAAGTGCTGGCTCACCGACATGGACGGAGTCCTCGTCCACGACAACAAGGCCCTCCCCGGCGCGCCAGAGCTGATCGCGCAGTGGAAGCGGAACGAGACGCCCTTCCTGGTGCTGACCAACAACCCGACGTACACGCCGCGCGACCTGTCGGTCCGCCTGCGCGACTCCGGCCTCGACGTGCCCGAGGAGTCCATCTGGACGTCGGCCCTTGCCACTGCCAAGTTCCTGGCGCAGCAGATGCCGGGCGGCACTTGCTATGTCGTCGGCGAGGCAGGCCTGATCACTGCGCTGCACGAGCACGGCATGATCATGACCGACCGCGACCCCGAGTTCGTCGTGCTGGGCGAGACCCGCACCTACTCGTTCGAATCGATCACCACCGCGATCCGGCTCATCAACAAGGGCGCCAGGTTCATCATCACCAACCCCGACGCCACCGGCCCCGCGGCCGATGGCATCATCCCCGCCACCGGGGCCGTCGCGTCGCTCATCACGACGGCGACCAACCGGCAGCCCTACGTCATCGGCAAACCCAACCCCATGATGTTTCGCTCCGCGCTCAACCGGATCGGCGCGCACTCGGAGGAGACGGGCATGATCGGCGACCGGATGGACACCGACATCGTCGCGGGCATCGAGGCCGGCCTGCACACCGTGCTGGTTATGTCCGGCATCGCGACCCGCGAGACCATGCTGGAGTTCCCCTTCCGTCCGACGGAGGTCGTCGACGGGGTGTTCGAGCTCCTCGAGGAGCCGGGGGCGCGCGGCTGA
- a CDS encoding RNA-binding S4 domain-containing protein, whose translation MARLDAWLWSVRLYKTRSMATAAVRGGHVRVDDKLPKASQEVVTGQVIRVRRDQDERIIEVRDPTLAKRVGAPVAQAAYLDRTPEKPPPIAEMTGRVGVRDRGTGRPTKRERRQLDRFLHGDQ comes from the coding sequence ATGGCTCGACTCGACGCTTGGCTCTGGTCCGTGCGCCTCTACAAGACGCGCTCGATGGCCACCGCCGCCGTGCGCGGCGGGCACGTTCGCGTCGACGACAAGCTGCCGAAGGCGTCGCAGGAGGTCGTCACCGGACAGGTGATCCGTGTCCGACGTGACCAGGACGAGCGCATCATCGAGGTCCGCGACCCGACGCTCGCCAAGCGCGTCGGTGCCCCCGTCGCTCAGGCCGCGTATCTCGACCGGACCCCCGAGAAGCCGCCGCCCATCGCGGAGATGACCGGTCGGGTCGGCGTCCGCGACCGTGGCACCGGGCGCCCGACCAAGCGCGAGCGTCGCCAGCTCGACCGCTTCCTGCATGGGGACCAGTAG
- a CDS encoding SDR family NAD(P)-dependent oxidoreductase: MTKKAIVTGHSRGLGAALTSQLAAAGWEVLGVSRSAGAHVDLSDTAALTAWLDGGELASFIDGATELLLINNAGMLGPADLAGHQDPASAIAAVNVNVTAPILLTDAVIRHRGQGVPVRVVHISSGAGRRPLAGWSVYCATKAAVDLHATTVAAEKLDGVRIAAIAPGVVDTDMQGLIRSSDGFPARDDFVAMKERGDLLTPEESARRVLAIANGPDFGEKVLERV; this comes from the coding sequence ATGACCAAGAAGGCCATCGTCACCGGACACAGCCGCGGCCTGGGTGCCGCGCTCACCAGCCAGCTCGCCGCTGCGGGCTGGGAGGTGCTGGGCGTCTCGCGCTCCGCCGGGGCGCACGTGGACCTGAGCGACACTGCGGCGCTGACCGCCTGGCTCGACGGCGGGGAACTCGCGTCCTTCATCGACGGCGCCACCGAGCTACTGCTGATCAACAACGCCGGCATGCTCGGCCCCGCCGACCTGGCCGGCCATCAGGACCCGGCAAGCGCCATCGCGGCGGTCAACGTGAACGTCACGGCGCCGATCCTGCTGACCGACGCCGTCATCCGGCACCGTGGCCAGGGCGTGCCGGTGCGCGTCGTCCACATCTCATCGGGCGCGGGTCGCCGACCGCTCGCCGGCTGGAGCGTCTACTGCGCCACCAAGGCAGCGGTCGACCTGCACGCAACCACCGTCGCCGCGGAGAAGCTCGACGGCGTGCGGATCGCCGCGATCGCCCCCGGGGTGGTTGACACGGACATGCAGGGACTGATCCGCAGTTCTGACGGCTTCCCGGCCCGCGACGACTTCGTGGCGATGAAGGAGCGCGGCGACCTCCTCACCCCCGAGGAGTCCGCGCGCCGCGTGCTCGCCATCGCCAACGGCCCGGACTTCGGCGAGAAGGTGCTCGAACGCGTCTGA